The nucleotide sequence acgtacgcacacacagcctCATATACATCCACACTAgcccatacacacatactACCGCCTCATACgcgcttccctccctctccccccttctctcttctccctcctcctctctccctttctgtTGGCACACGACGTCGCCTCCCTCTGACCCCACCATCCAGCTGCCGTcgtctcttttgtttttaATTTGCTCGCTTGTTGCTTCTTTGGTAGTGAGCCCctccccatctctctctccccttcaccctccccccgctccccctaCTGGAGCACATGTGGGTGCATGTGTGGTTGCCACTGTCGCCATAAAGCAACACTATACCTTccttacccccccccctctcttctctccgcctGTCTTAGTGACTTTGCGCAGGCGTGCAGTGTTTTGGCGCAGAGGCCATCGAAATCAAGACGCACAAGGATAAGAAGTGAGCCATGCCGAGCTGGATctcacctgcagcgccgcccgAGACGCCGACTGTGTCAGCCGAGCCCAGCATCTTGGCCGAGTACCTCTTATTCCCCTTTTACGACTACGTCGTGCAGTTTTACCCACAGTCGTGGATGCCCAACAAGGTCACCTTGGTCGGCATCTTTTCTACTGTCTTCTCTTCCGTGCTGCTTCTCGGCTCTATGCCAGCGGGGCTACAGTTTCAGCCCGGCAGGATGGagctgctgccctcctccctcgtcAAGGACCCTGCGATACCAAaagtgccgccgctggcgctgacgGAGATGACGCCTATCCTGCCATTCATGTCGCCTTCTCTTATGCTCGTCCTCTGTGGGTCGCTGAACCTGATCTACTGCGTCGCTGACAACACCGACGGCCGCCTCGCCCGGCGCGACAAGAAGACGAGTGCTATTGGCGAGTACCTCGATCATGGGCTTGACTGCGTGACGTCGCTCCTGTCGACGTGCTGCGTCTTCTTGCTGCTTGCGTCGCTCTGCAACATGGCCATCTCTGTTTGCCTCTTGGCCTTCGTCACTGTGCTCTCTCACACGCTGCACTTTGAGGCAAACATCTTTATCTGGGGCAATCGCATCGCCACCGTCGATGAAGCGATGCTCTTCTTCGGTTTAAGCATGTGGTGGCCGCTCGTCTGTCCGGGGGTGTCCACCACCAGAGTACCAGAGTGGATCATAGAGGGCATATTTGGCTCGAACAGCAGTTGGGCCACTTACCTGCGTCCGCTGCGCATGGTTGAGCTTGTCTACATCTTCTACAGTATAGCGCAGGCGCAGACAATCTTCCGCATGGTgagctggcgctggcgcatcTTATGCCGCATCCATGTGATCTTCAGCGTACTGAACAGCCTTGTGTTTCTCATGCTGATGGGCGTGCACAACGAGtacgttgccgctgccgcgcctctCACGTCGGTGCCTGGGTACACCCTGGGTCCCTTCACGTACCCCGCTGTATGGAGCATCACAGTTGCCTGCACCTCGAGCACGATCATTCACATTCCCATCATAGCACGCTGCGCTCGCCTGCCCGTCACTgatccgctgccgctggcgggTATCATGCTAGTGTGGCTTATCTTCATTTCCTGTCCAGTTGCTGGCGCCATTCTCGCCGTGGTCCTCCACGTCGGGCAGATGCTGCTTAATGTGGATTTCATCaagaagcacacgcagaaCAATAATGCAGAGTAAAGCACGCGAAAGCTTGAAGTACCCGAGAACACCTATGCTGACGGCAGACGCAGTGGTACTGCTAACGTCCAGCAGGAACAAGTCGCTGGTTACTCGTAGCACTGTCAAGACCGGGTTCAGTGTCTTCAGTTCGGTGTATGTGGTTGTAGCTAacggcgtacgtgtgtgtgtgtgtgtgaggaagaggaagttTGGTCTGTCAAAGGCTGAAGGAAGAGGGTGAAGTTGGTATGTTATGTtgctcctcccctctcccactcctctcttctccactttCCTTAACTGATTTGGTGTGTAAAGGGGGCACTACGATGCATAGAAAGGGAGCGCGCGTGGAAGACATCGAGACAagcttcttctctcgttctccttttctccctcaACAGAAACTTCGTTGTGATGAGCATCGCTATGATGGTGCACTCGCATTGACGCCTGTAGTCGCCCGGCTTTACGGAGCGTGCCCACCAGGCCACCTCTGCGCTCGGTCGGCACGCTCCGTAAAGCTTCAAGTTAAACAATGTCCCTTTTCTCCctgaaagagaaagaagctAACGCACTGTGTTGCCGAAGACTCCTGAGAGTGTCAACTATGGCACCCCAGAaccgcgtgcgcgcgctcaCTTATGTGTGAGCACACGGACGCGCAACTTCGTCTCTCCTGTTGTTAGTCCTCTAGGCGACAAATAAAGgagcaaaaaaaggggagaagaggaaggtgTTCGCCTGAACTGCGCAATGCATtcatgtctgtgtgtgtgtcctgtACTTTTGCTCCTGTCCctccccatccccccccctctcctcttccttccccctcgtCCCTTCGTAAGACAGCCAAGCGAAcctttttgtttctccctccccctgttTCATCGTTTGAGTACCAAGAAGAGGAAATCGTGCATGTTTGTGTACCTGCGGGCCCCACATCACCATCGCGCCCGCAAACCTGCGGATATCGTCGTGACGAGCACATAGCGtagcctctctctctctctctctccgtcggCGTGTCTCTTTACTCCATTCCCTTCATACCACACCCCCCGAGCCGGCACCATCGACCATTTCCAGCGTGAACTcaagagacagacagacagacagagaacaagagaagaCGTACACGCTCTCTTTCCATtgagtgtgcgtgcgtgtttgcCTAACTAGCGTGATGGAGCTCGCGCAGGTCGTacatgcgctgcagcaggcggcgactgtgccgctggcggtggaggtgctgctccAGTACAACAACCCTCTCTCTGAAAAGGAGGCAACACAGCTACGTGAGTTTTGGCACCTGCAGCGAGAACAGCTTGAGGGAGGCCTGAAGGTCGATGAGCCTTCCGAAGAGATCGTAGCACTGTCACACTGCCCTGGCAAAGGCTTCCACCCGCTCCAGGTAGTGCAATGTGTATTGGGCGCGTCGCGGCTTCCCTGCGTACAGCCGAATCAGCAACGCCGCCTGCGCAAAGAGGTactgccgcaggtcgctgcgacgacgccgctgtcgttTGAGGAGTGGTGTACCGCCGTACAGGTGGCGTCCCACACATGCCTCCAGTACTTCGGCAGCTCGcgcgcgacgctgctgtgcgtggAGGAGGTATTGCGTCTGGCGGccccggtgctgctgcacgcacCCCCGCCACTGCTCGCAGCCTCAGCGCAGCAAAGACCTCGCAAGGACACAGCCGCTCCACGACTGAAGGAGTACACGGACGACGAGggtctgctgctcttcctgaAGGCTCTCGCAGCTCTCGTGCAGCGCTACGCCGCCCTCCAcgcgaagagaaaaaagcacACGCTGAAGCAGCACCCCACCAAAGATGAAGTCTTCTTCACATACGCCCCCATTCGCCATCTGCGGCAGCTTATGCAGAAGAACGCGAGTCGTAACATGAACGCAGTGAGCAAAGCAGTCAAGTCCCTTGCACCTGCAGAGGTGATCGCCCTCACGCCCGTCTTCCAAGGTGAGGCAATGCAGCTCTCGCTCACTAAGGATCAGCTCAGCTCCGCGGTCAAGACACAGCCCCTCGTCGCTTATCAAGTCCTCGGTGCGCGGCATCCCGTGGCTGGCACGCTGGTGCTAGAAAACCCTGATACAACATTGCAGTTCGTGCTGTACATGATGGGTCTGACGAGCACCTCACGCGACGCCTTCTTGGACTACGTTGCACtgctcgccgccgcaccaACGGCGGACGTCGCCGCGTACATGAGAGCGAAGGGGAAGGACGCTCTCACCCAGTGGATAATCCCCTTCACGGTGAACGCTGACGCACTGATGCCCGTTGTGGAGTGCATCAGCCCCATCTACGCCCAGCTGATCCAGCAGCTCTACGCCGTGACACCAGAGATActggctgtgctgcagcagacgATTGTGTATGCCGTTGGCACCCGCTGTCGCACTCCACGTGAGAAAGAGGTGGCAATGCGACTACTGTGCGACatgctggaggcgctgcctAGCGAagtgcgcgcgcagctggagcCAACGGCTGACATTTTGTCGACGCTGAGCAGGGAGGTGGCTATGCCGGCGGTGGAGTCGGCCACTCAGGCCTTCCGACTCAcctcggtgctgcagctggaggcgtCGGTGGAGGACGGGCTGATGAACGCGCTGAAGAACAGCCGCAAGGAGGTGACAATTCGCCGCGCCATGCTTGTCCACCTCGACGCGCAGCGTACACcggccgcggtggtggaTGGTCTGCTCACGGAGCTGATGAGGGACTgcgaagaggtggtggtgctgcgtcCCGACGCGTACCTCGCCCTCCCCTTCGCCCTGGTGCGTGGCGATGTGGCCACGGTTGTGAAGGTGCGCCCGCTGCTGAGCActgccgaggtgctgcgccagctggaCGGTAACGTGTACGAGCAGGCTCGCGTCGCGCAGGTGGCAGTGGAACTGGCGAACAGCGGCTACGGTGTCCCGTtagtgcagctgctgacgagCCACCATGGACTGGTGCGccgcccgctgctggcgtaCGTCCAATCCATCGCCTCCGATGCGTCACGCGTGATGTCGCTGTGGGGCTGTCTAACGCAGCATGTCTTTGGGCTCGAGTCGGCGACCTCTCCCCCCACGATTGTTGGCACGACGGCCGCGCCGGCGCTCGTCGCGATaggcacagcgctgctgcggcacacaTCTCgactctccctttcctcggCTCTCAGCGAGCTTCTCCTGTGTGCTGGTCACGATAACGTGCAAGGCGCCGACCCGCACTTCTACAAGGCCTCCAgctgcctgctgcgccggtACCGCCGCGCCAGCCTTGCCGTGCTCGAGCGCCCGCTGCGCCAAACGCTCGCCTGCGGTGAGGGCCAGGAGCGTTTGCTCTCCCAGCAGGTAAAGGGCATTGTGTGGCATCTCATCGAGGCAATAAATAAGGATGCGGAGCACCTGTCCATTGCCGCATGCcgtgcggtggtgctgctgctcacgcagaCAAACGCCGCAGCCTCGCGCGACGCCCTCGACGCCATcgcagaggcggtgcaggcgtCGAAGGCGTGGTTCATGGCTCTCTCCGCCGAGGATGTGGCGATCGCCGCCGAGGACATCAATTTTATGGACGCCTACGAGAATAGCACGCtacgcgagcagcagctacTGAAGGTCTACCCAGACCGCCCGCCCAAGGGGATATCCGGGGACGACTTCATCGACATGAAGAAGAGGGACGCGGTAGCGCTGGCAAAGGGGCgtgaggcgctgcgtgccgCCGTAGAGAAGCGCAGCCGTGCCATCATGCCCGCAGTCCACCAGCACAAGTCCATCTACTTTGCCCTTCGCCTGCTCGGCACGCACGGTCGTTTCGACTTGGCGGCACTTCCTATCCTGTACGCCCCGCTACAGGCGACCGTGACAgaactgcagctgcagggcaaGGCAGAGCACGTGCTGACGGTGCTAGCGACAGACGCACTGACAGGCTTGCTCGCCCACACACCCTTCGGGTGTATGGCGGAGAACATGGTGCGCACCATTGCCCGCCTCACACCGCTCAAAACGCTCGCAGTGGAGGATGTCAGCCAGGTGTCGGCGATGGTgcatgcgctgcgccagTCCCTCACTCAGATGCTGCCGGCACCGCTGTTCGTCGTTCTGACGGCCTTCGCGCGCGTCGCATTCAAGGCTGGCCGCGGCGCCAACGCCGTCTCGACGACGATCCCAGTGGCCACACAGCACCAGATGCTTGGGATGCTCATGCAAAACCTCGGCCAGGTGAACCTGCCTGACCCAACAGCGGCGATGGAGTTACTAATGAGTATCCTGCAGAACTTCCCGTCCCTGTACAAGAGTGTGCAACAGGGCTTTTACACGCTCATGCCGATGGTTCCTGGCGAGCGACTTGCGGCAGTGGAGGCGGGGCTGTTCAATTCAGTCGACTCCGTCCGAAATGTGACAGCGGCAGCCTTCAGTCGCTTTGCCCACTTCGAGACGTGTCGGCGCGCGCTCGTGCTGGCCGCGACCCTCGCAAACGATCCGGTTCGCACCGTCGCAAGCCAGCTGCGGAAGATAACGGAAAATGCCGTGGAGAAGTACGACTTCGTACTGCAGCCTTCCGACTGGGATGACCTCGTGTACTTCCTGCGCACGTACGGCCACCACAGTGAGGCAAGCGCGCTTCGGGCGACGGAAACAATGCACCACCTCTTCGCGCGTCTCCCGACAACCGACGAGGGGACACAGCTGAAgtgggtggaggagctgaaggatCTTGGCGGGTCGCCGTCCGTGATTTCGCTAGAGGGCCTCTCCTCTACCTACCTGGGTCGTGTGCCTGCCGTGGTGATGGACTACCTCTGCCAGGTACTCGAGAGCCCGCAGACGGGCGAGGCGTTACTCCGGCAGACCCTTAAGGCCGGCCGCACCGTGCTCGAGGCGGCTGacctggcgctgctgaagagcatctcaccgcagctgcaggtgcgtCTGGCAAAGCCGCCAAAGGATGTGACGCAGGCGCACAAGGAACAGTACCTGGCCACCGCCACGGTGTGGCTCGCCGTCATGAGCTGCCGCCTGCAGGAGACAGCGCTGCTAGAAGCCATCATTGATCAGCAGAGCCGCACCCTGAACAACTCGCAATCCGCCATGGTGCACCGCTGTGTGTGCGAATCGATGGCGGACATTAGCCGCCACGAGCGCATTCGTAACTCGCCGAAGCTCGACGAGTTTGTGGGAAAGTGCCTCAAGCAGGCGATTCACTCCGGCTCCTACatcaagaagaaggcgcatGCGTGGGGCCTCGTTGGTGTCATCAAAGGCTCAGGTCtgacgtcgctgcgccgctacaACGTCATGGACATTCTGCGCAAGTCAGCCCGAGAAAAGCCTGTGGAGCGCTTGGGCGTGATGGTGCTGTTGGAGGTGCTGTGCAGCGAGATGTCCCCCCTCTTCGAGCCGTACGCGCTGTCGATGGCGACAGAGCTGCTGGAAGCCGTCGCGGACGCCGACCCGAACATCTCCGAGTGCGCCGATGACGCAGCCAAGGAGTTGATGGCGAAGCTGTCCGGCGTAGGCCTCCGCCAGCTGATCCCACGACTGGTGGAAGGGCTCGCCTCGGACTCCGCAAAGAAAcgcgtgccgccgctgaaCTTCATTGGCTACGTCGCGTTCTGCTCCCCCAAGcagctcgccgccgcgcttcCGGAGATCATGAAGCACATTCGAGGTTGCCTGTTTGACGTGAACAacgccgtcgccgtggcggcctcgaacgcgctgcggcgcgtcGCGGGTGTCGTCTCGAACCCGGAGATTCAGGCGCACGTGGAGCTCATCCTGAACGCGATGCGCTCACCCAGCACGGAAACTGAGTCGGCGCTTGACGCGCTGCTCTACACGCGTTTCGTCAACGTTGTCGACCCCGCCTCGCTGGCCCTCATCATTCCGGTGCTCTCGCGCGGTCTTGGCGGGCAGGTGGCGCGCACGCGCCCCAAGGCGGCGCAGATTGTGGCGGCCATGGTCA is from Leishmania braziliensis MHOM/BR/75/M2904 complete genome, chromosome 18 and encodes:
- a CDS encoding putative ethanolamine phosphotransferase; the protein is MPSWISPAAPPETPTVSAEPSILAEYLLFPFYDYVVQFYPQSWMPNKVTLVGIFSTVFSSVLLLGSMPAGLQFQPGRMELLPSSLVKDPAIPKVPPLALTEMTPILPFMSPSLMLVLCGSLNLIYCVADNTDGRLARRDKKTSAIGEYLDHGLDCVTSLLSTCCVFLLLASLCNMAISVCLLAFVTVLSHTLHFEANIFIWGNRIATVDEAMLFFGLSMWWPLVCPGVSTTRVPEWIIEGIFGSNSSWATYLRPLRMVELVYIFYSIAQAQTIFRMVSWRWRILCRIHVIFSVLNSLVFLMLMGVHNEYVAAAAPLTSVPGYTLGPFTYPAVWSITVACTSSTIIHIPIIARCARLPVTDPLPLAGIMLVWLIFISCPVAGAILAVVLHVGQMLLNVDFIKKHTQNNNAE